The DNA window CGCCATCACCAAGGCTTTTCTCGCGGTGGAAGGCGGCAACGCCGCTGCCTCGTCGCGTATCCACGACACCGTGCAGCGCCTGACCGAGCAGGTCACCACGACCTTCAAACGTCGCATGCCTTCGGGCGGCACCATCCATATCGAAGAAATCCAGGACCAGGTCGAACTGGCCCTGATGCGTGCCGGCGAGCAGAAAGTCGCCCGCGACTACGTGCTCTACCGCGAAGCCCGCTCGCAGGAGCGTAAGCGCGCGACCGAGAGCGGCCAGAACAGCGTCGCCCAACCGCACCCGAGCATTCGTATCGCCCGTGCCGATGGCTCGGTCACGCCGCTGGACATGGCTCGCCTGGCCACCATCATCGCCGACGCCTGCGAAGGCCTGGCCGAAGTCGACGGTGCACAGATCGAACGTGAAACACTGAAGAACCTGTACGACGGTGTGGCCGAGAAAGACGTCAATACCGCCCTGGTGATGACCGCCCGTACCCTGGTCGAACGCGAGCCGAACTACAGCTACGTCACCGCGCGCCTGCTGATGGACACCCTGCGCGCCGAAGCGCTGTCGTTCCTCAACGTCGCCGAAAGCGCCACGCACCATGAAATGGCCGACCTCTACGGCAAGGCCCTGGCGGCCTATGTAGAAGCAGGCGTCGAGTTCGAGCTGCTCGATCCCAAGCTCAAGGACTACGACCTGGCCAAGCTGGGCGCAGCGATCAACCACGAGCGCGACCAGCAATTCACCTACCTCGGCCTGCAGACCCTCTACGACCGCTATTTCATCCACAAGGACGGCGTGCGTTTCGAACTGCCACAGATCTTCTTCATGCGCGTGGCCATGGGCCTCGCCATCGAGGAAGAACAGAAAGAAGAGCGTGCGATCGAGTTCTACAACCTGCTCTCCTCGTTCGACTACATGGCCTCGACGCCGACCCTGTTCAACGCCGGCACCCTGCGCCCGCAACTGTCCTCGTGCTACCTGACCACGGTGCCGGACGACCTGGGCGGCATCTACGACGCCATCCGCGACAACGCCCTGCTGTCCAAATTCGCCGGCGGCCTGGGTAACGACTGGACCCCGGTACGCGCCCTCGGCGCCTATATCAAGGGCACCAACGGCAAGTCCCAGGGCGTAGTGCCTTTCCTCAAGGTGGTCAACGACACCGCCGTCGCGGTCAACCAGGGCGGCAAGCGCAAGGGCGCGGTCTGCGCCTACCTGGAAACCTGGCACCTGGACATCGAGGAATTCCTCGAGCTGCGCAAGAACACCGGCGACGACCGCCGCCGCACCCACGACATGAACACCGCCAACTGGGTGCCCGACCTGTTCATGAAGCGCGTCTTCGACGACGGCTCCTGGACCCTCTTCTCGCCGAGCGACGTGCCGGACCTGCACGACCTGACCGGCAAGGCCTTCGAGGAGCGCTACGAGTACTACGAAGAGTTGACCAAGTACGGCAAGATCAAGCTGTTCAAGACCATCGCCGCCAAGGACCTGTGGCGCAAGATGCTCTCCATGCTGTTCGAGACCGGCCACCCATGGATCACCTTCAAGGACCCGTGCAACCTGCGCAGCCCGCAGCAACACGTCGGCGTGGTACACAGCTCGAACCTGTGCACCGAGATCACCCTGAACACCAACAAGGACGAGATTGCCGTCTGCAACCTGGGCTCGATCAACCTGCCGAACCACATCCGCGACGGCAAGCTGGACACCGCCAAGCTGGAGCGCACCGTGCGCACCGCCGTGCGCATGCTCGACAACGTCATCGACATCAACTACTACAGCGTGCCCCAGGCGCGTAACTCCAACATCAAGCACCGCCCGGTGGGCCTGGGCATCATGGGCTTCCAGGATGCGCTGTACCTGCAGCACATCGCCTATGGTTCCGACGCCGCCATCGAGTTCGCCGACCACTCCATGGAGGCCGTCAGCTACTACGCGATCCAGGCCTCCTGCGATCTGGCCGACGAGCGCGGCGCCTACCAGACCTTCGACGGTTCGCTGTGGAGCCAGGGCATCCTGCCGCTGGACTCGCAGCAGATCCTCATCGAGTCGCGTGGCCAGAAGTACATCGACGTGGACCTGAACGCCACGCTGGACTGGGCACCGGTGCGCGAGCGCGTGAAGAAAGGCATCCGCAACTCGAACATCATGGCCATCGCCCCGACCGCGACCATCGCCAACATTACCGGCGTCTCGCAGTCGATCGAGCCGACCTACCAGAACCTCTATGTGAAATCGAACCTGTCTGGCGAATTCACCGTGATCAACCCCTACCTGGTACGCGACCTCAAGGCCCGCGACCTGTGGGACCCGGTCATGGTCAACGACCTCAAGTACTACGACGGTTCGGTGCAGCAGATCGAACGTATCCCGCAAGACCTGAAGGACATCTACGCCACCGCCTTCGAAGTGGAGACCAAGTGGATCGTCGACGCCGCCAGCCGCCGCCAGAAGTGGATCGACCAGGCTCAGTCGCTGAACCTCTACATCGCCGGCGCCAGCGGCAAGAAGCTGGACGTGACCTACCGCATGGCCTGGTACCGTGGCCTGAAGACCACCTATTACCTCCGCGCCCTGGCCGCTACCAGCACCGAGAAGTCGACCATCAACACCGGCAAGCTGAACGCCGTATCCAGTGGTGGCGACACCGTACAGGCCGCACCGGCCGCTGCGCCCCAGCCGGCTCCCGTGCCGCTGGCCTGCAGCATCGACAACCCGGACTGTGAAGCCTGCCAATAAAGCAGCGGCAAGCTGTCCATGATTGCCTGACGTGCCGCGAAGAGCGGGCAGTGAATCGCTGCCCGCTGCCACTCATCCCTCTTGCAGCTTGAAGCGTGCCGCTTGAAGCTGCTCCTGAAAGGAGCCCCCACCATGCTGAGCTGGGACGAATTCGACAAAGATGACGAAACCGTTGCGGTCGCTGCCAAGGCGCAGCCCACCGCCACTGCAACCGAGCAACAGGACGAGCAGGCCGCCGGCTCCGTGCAGGAAGCCCGCGCTGTCGCCGCCGACGACTCCGAAGCCGTGGCCCGTGCCAAGGCCGCGCTGAACGAGCTGGACATCCAGGAAGGCCTGGACGAACTGGAGGGCGAATCCGCCCGCGTACAGGTCGGCGACAAGCAGATGATCAATGCCCGCGCCGACCTCAACCAACTGGTGCCGTTCAAGTACGAATGGGCCTGGCAGAAGTACCTGGATGGCTGCGCCAACCACTGGATGCCGCAGGAAGTGAACATGACGGCGGACATCGCACTGTGGAAGAGTGCCGATGGCCTGACCGAGGACGAGCGCCGCATCGTCAAGCGCAACCTGGGCTTCTTCTCCACCGCCGACTCGCTGGTAGCCAACAACCTGGTGCTGGCGGTCTATCGCCTGATCACCAACCCGGAGTGCCGCCAGTACATCCTGCGCCAGGCCTTCGAGGAGGCCATCCACACCCACGCCTACCAGTACTGCATCGAATCACTGGGCATGGACGAGGGCGAAATCTTCAACATGTACCACGAGATCCCCAGCGTCGCGAAAAAGGCATCCTGGGGCCTCAAGTACACCCGCTCCATCTCCGATCCCAAGTTCGAGACCGGCACGCCGGACACGGACCGCCAGTTCCTGCGCAACCTGATCGCCTACTACTGTGTACTGGAAGGCATCTTCTTCTACTGCGGCTTCACCCAGATCCTCTCCATGGGCCGCCGCAACAAGATGACCGGCACCGCCGAGCAGTTCCAGTACATCCTGCGCGACGAATCCATGCACCTGAACTTCGGCATCGACATGATCAACCAGATCAAGATCGAGAACCCGCACCTGTGGGACGCGCAGATGAAGGACGATGCCACGCAGATGATCCTGCAGGGCACCCAACTGGAAATCGAATACGCCCGCGACACCATGCCCCGCGGCGTCCTGGGCATGAACGCGGCGATGATGGAGGACTACCTCAAGTTCATCGCCAACCGCCGCCTGACCCAGATCGGCCTCAAGGAAGAATACCCGGGCACCACCAACCCCTTCCCCTGGATGAGCGAGATCATGGATCTGAAGAAAGAGAAGAACTTCTTCGAAACCCGCGTGATCGAGTACCAGACAGGGGGCGCGCTGAGCTGGGATTGATA is part of the Pseudomonas sp. ABC1 genome and encodes:
- a CDS encoding ribonucleoside-diphosphate reductase subunit alpha, giving the protein MHSDPSRENPLATGGALDDVAATAPGLLRVIKRNGTVVAYTDDKITVAITKAFLAVEGGNAAASSRIHDTVQRLTEQVTTTFKRRMPSGGTIHIEEIQDQVELALMRAGEQKVARDYVLYREARSQERKRATESGQNSVAQPHPSIRIARADGSVTPLDMARLATIIADACEGLAEVDGAQIERETLKNLYDGVAEKDVNTALVMTARTLVEREPNYSYVTARLLMDTLRAEALSFLNVAESATHHEMADLYGKALAAYVEAGVEFELLDPKLKDYDLAKLGAAINHERDQQFTYLGLQTLYDRYFIHKDGVRFELPQIFFMRVAMGLAIEEEQKEERAIEFYNLLSSFDYMASTPTLFNAGTLRPQLSSCYLTTVPDDLGGIYDAIRDNALLSKFAGGLGNDWTPVRALGAYIKGTNGKSQGVVPFLKVVNDTAVAVNQGGKRKGAVCAYLETWHLDIEEFLELRKNTGDDRRRTHDMNTANWVPDLFMKRVFDDGSWTLFSPSDVPDLHDLTGKAFEERYEYYEELTKYGKIKLFKTIAAKDLWRKMLSMLFETGHPWITFKDPCNLRSPQQHVGVVHSSNLCTEITLNTNKDEIAVCNLGSINLPNHIRDGKLDTAKLERTVRTAVRMLDNVIDINYYSVPQARNSNIKHRPVGLGIMGFQDALYLQHIAYGSDAAIEFADHSMEAVSYYAIQASCDLADERGAYQTFDGSLWSQGILPLDSQQILIESRGQKYIDVDLNATLDWAPVRERVKKGIRNSNIMAIAPTATIANITGVSQSIEPTYQNLYVKSNLSGEFTVINPYLVRDLKARDLWDPVMVNDLKYYDGSVQQIERIPQDLKDIYATAFEVETKWIVDAASRRQKWIDQAQSLNLYIAGASGKKLDVTYRMAWYRGLKTTYYLRALAATSTEKSTINTGKLNAVSSGGDTVQAAPAAAPQPAPVPLACSIDNPDCEACQ
- a CDS encoding ribonucleotide-diphosphate reductase subunit beta, whose translation is MLSWDEFDKDDETVAVAAKAQPTATATEQQDEQAAGSVQEARAVAADDSEAVARAKAALNELDIQEGLDELEGESARVQVGDKQMINARADLNQLVPFKYEWAWQKYLDGCANHWMPQEVNMTADIALWKSADGLTEDERRIVKRNLGFFSTADSLVANNLVLAVYRLITNPECRQYILRQAFEEAIHTHAYQYCIESLGMDEGEIFNMYHEIPSVAKKASWGLKYTRSISDPKFETGTPDTDRQFLRNLIAYYCVLEGIFFYCGFTQILSMGRRNKMTGTAEQFQYILRDESMHLNFGIDMINQIKIENPHLWDAQMKDDATQMILQGTQLEIEYARDTMPRGVLGMNAAMMEDYLKFIANRRLTQIGLKEEYPGTTNPFPWMSEIMDLKKEKNFFETRVIEYQTGGALSWD